In one window of Ruminococcus albus AD2013 DNA:
- a CDS encoding IS110 family transposase: MYYTQNEKILQVGEEKIIVGIDVGSEKHYARAFDWRGMEYSKKAYVFTNDAEGFAGFFEWITGIMEKSGKETVMPAMEPTGHYWFDLAKFIQDNGMQPVLVNPLHVKRSKELDDHLPSKNDRKDPKTIAKLVIEGRYAYPYMPEGIYAELRNATVLRFQAEAELTRIKNRIQRWFAIYFPEYKDVYGSFSAVSSMMILKKAALPCDIIALGEEKINEIWREAKLRAVGKKRAKTLVEAARRSIGHTEGHETARFEITLLLEDYDRLQNRLEQIMELIETLVSKVPYAKKLMQIKGIGIKTVSGFIAEVGDVSRFNDPKQIQKLAGQAIVANSSGKHKGQSRISKRGRKRLRFLLFEAVLSLTATNPEFKEIHHYYTGRKTNPLKKKQSLMVLSNKLIRVFYAILKSGADYDPEKLLRDIRRPEELQAA, from the coding sequence ATGTATTATACACAAAATGAAAAGATTTTGCAAGTAGGAGAAGAAAAAATAATTGTCGGGATCGATGTAGGCAGCGAAAAGCACTATGCCAGAGCATTTGACTGGAGAGGGATGGAATATTCAAAGAAGGCCTATGTGTTCACAAATGACGCAGAAGGATTCGCAGGCTTTTTTGAATGGATCACCGGGATCATGGAAAAGAGCGGAAAAGAAACCGTTATGCCGGCTATGGAGCCGACAGGACATTACTGGTTCGATCTCGCTAAGTTTATTCAGGATAACGGAATGCAGCCGGTACTGGTCAATCCGCTCCACGTTAAGCGAAGCAAAGAACTTGATGATCACCTTCCCAGCAAGAACGACAGGAAGGATCCCAAAACAATTGCGAAACTCGTCATTGAAGGCAGATACGCTTATCCGTATATGCCTGAGGGTATATACGCCGAGCTAAGAAACGCAACCGTTCTTAGGTTTCAGGCAGAGGCAGAACTCACACGGATCAAAAATCGCATACAGCGCTGGTTTGCGATATACTTTCCGGAGTATAAAGACGTTTACGGTAGTTTCAGTGCAGTCAGCAGTATGATGATACTGAAAAAAGCTGCACTGCCGTGTGACATCATAGCGCTCGGAGAGGAAAAGATCAATGAGATATGGCGTGAAGCCAAGCTGAGAGCAGTCGGTAAAAAGAGGGCTAAGACCCTGGTAGAGGCTGCAAGGCGAAGCATAGGTCATACCGAGGGACATGAAACTGCGAGGTTTGAGATAACTCTGCTGCTTGAGGACTACGACAGACTTCAAAACCGACTTGAACAGATAATGGAGCTGATCGAAACACTGGTCAGTAAGGTGCCATATGCAAAGAAGCTGATGCAGATAAAGGGCATCGGGATAAAGACCGTATCAGGATTTATCGCAGAGGTCGGAGATGTAAGCAGATTTAATGACCCCAAGCAGATACAGAAGCTTGCAGGGCAGGCAATAGTTGCGAACAGCTCGGGCAAGCACAAAGGGCAGTCAAGGATAAGTAAGCGAGGGCGGAAGCGGCTTAGGTTTCTTCTGTTTGAGGCAGTCTTATCACTGACAGCGACAAATCCGGAATTCAAGGAAATACATCACTATTACACAGGCAGAAAAACGAATCCGCTGAAAAAGAAACAGTCGCTGATGGTACTGTCAAACAAGCTGATACGAGTGTTTTATGCCATACTGAAAAGTGGTGCTGACTATGATCCTGAAAAACTGTTAAGAGACATCAGGCGTCCCGAAGAGCTGCAAGCAGCTTAA
- a CDS encoding NYN domain-containing protein, producing MTVDTKEVVTTISYLIGVRKDILELNFAECKGTLDKLYADREATVIRYLCKLRTSLLQHFKKTDIAMHYELKNLTSLEWYDKDNIRQLEKWGFPIIQANYRSEKYMQDFTRLINENIDKCSRLFYDWIIWEYIRDLFYIPKYQKSGVLKEEFEKYMKNIQHYPFQMYIHWQPAELGNILYTDRKFLKLIYEMHGDVFTDHTKYRDADDETRNNIYEFIDSSEKTAIAVDCENSNPFKLYSVLKGLNQDELAKIEKITLYDDPNTTSGWDWLSKFTMIPVEHIEIERVSDRKSLVDVRMTASVVTDFYRDGITSFIIVSSDSDFWGLIKSLPDAQFLVMYEYEKIGSAIQSALTQHGIYYCAIDDFCTAGTEELKRTVLFAELEKHFPTICGESPLELTHKIYEATRVTATKKEMENFCTRYVKTLRLKLDAEGKFVIEIQK from the coding sequence TTGACCGTTGATACCAAAGAAGTAGTTACCACGATCTCTTACCTGATAGGTGTCCGCAAGGATATTTTAGAGCTGAATTTTGCTGAATGCAAGGGAACTCTTGACAAGCTTTATGCAGACCGTGAAGCTACTGTTATACGATATTTGTGCAAGCTGCGTACTTCACTTTTGCAGCATTTCAAGAAAACGGACATTGCTATGCACTATGAACTGAAGAACCTCACTTCTCTTGAATGGTACGATAAGGATAATATAAGGCAGCTTGAAAAATGGGGATTTCCGATCATTCAGGCGAATTACCGTTCAGAAAAGTATATGCAGGATTTCACAAGACTGATAAATGAAAATATAGATAAATGCTCCCGCCTTTTTTACGACTGGATAATATGGGAGTATATAAGAGATCTGTTCTATATCCCGAAATACCAGAAATCAGGAGTGCTGAAAGAAGAATTTGAAAAGTACATGAAGAATATCCAGCACTATCCTTTTCAGATGTATATCCATTGGCAGCCTGCCGAACTGGGAAACATCTTATACACCGACAGGAAGTTTTTGAAACTGATATATGAAATGCACGGAGATGTTTTCACAGATCACACGAAATATCGGGACGCTGATGATGAAACAAGAAATAATATCTACGAATTTATCGACAGCTCGGAGAAAACAGCTATCGCAGTTGATTGTGAGAACAGCAACCCATTCAAGCTGTACAGTGTTCTTAAAGGTTTAAATCAGGATGAACTGGCCAAGATAGAAAAGATCACGCTGTATGATGATCCGAACACCACATCGGGTTGGGACTGGCTCTCAAAATTCACGATGATACCCGTCGAACATATCGAGATCGAAAGGGTATCCGACAGAAAATCCCTTGTAGATGTGCGAATGACCGCGAGCGTAGTTACTGATTTTTACCGTGACGGCATAACATCATTTATAATAGTATCAAGCGACTCGGACTTCTGGGGACTTATCAAAAGTCTGCCCGATGCACAATTTCTTGTAATGTACGAATACGAAAAGATCGGTTCGGCGATACAGTCCGCCCTGACACAGCACGGTATATACTATTGTGCCATTGATGATTTCTGCACGGCGGGTACGGAAGAGCTGAAGCGCACCGTGCTGTTTGCAGAGCTTGAAAAACATTTCCCGACCATTTGCGGGGAAAGCCCTCTGGAGCTGACTCATAAGATCTATGAAGCCACAAGAGTGACTGCTACCAAAAAGGAAATGGAGAATTTCTGTACCAGGTATGTAAAGACCCTGCGGCTGAAACTGGATGCGGAGGGGAAATTTGTGATCGAGATACAGAAATAA
- a CDS encoding RNA polymerase sigma factor, with amino-acid sequence MEIAYRNYAQTVFEMLRQICFAVYLPAAKPFKRMHSSARSQTAQEQHLREVMDRHGNRILRLAYSYVHNMQDAEEILQDTLIKMLDSAPDFESEEHEKAWLIRVAANLSKNRIEYNKLRDTDELNDELVAEQRDDLTFVWEAVKELPDNYREVIHLFYEEGYQTDEIAEILGETGANIRTRLKRARAKLKEILKEEYDFGEQV; translated from the coding sequence ATGGAGATCGCATACCGGAATTATGCGCAGACGGTCTTTGAAATGCTGCGGCAGATATGCTTTGCGGTGTATCTGCCGGCAGCAAAGCCGTTTAAAAGAATGCACTCATCTGCAAGATCACAGACGGCACAGGAACAGCATCTGCGTGAGGTAATGGACAGACACGGAAACCGAATATTAAGGCTGGCATATTCCTATGTTCACAATATGCAGGACGCGGAGGAGATATTGCAGGACACCCTGATAAAAATGCTTGATTCTGCTCCCGATTTTGAGAGCGAAGAACATGAAAAGGCGTGGCTGATACGGGTGGCGGCTAATCTTTCAAAGAACAGGATAGAGTACAACAAGCTGCGGGACACAGACGAACTTAATGACGAACTGGTCGCTGAACAGCGTGATGACCTGACCTTTGTGTGGGAGGCGGTAAAGGAGCTTCCCGACAATTACCGCGAGGTGATACACCTGTTTTATGAGGAAGGTTATCAGACCGACGAGATAGCGGAAATTCTCGGGGAGACAGGTGCAAATATCCGCACAAGGCTGAAACGGGCAAGGGCGAAGCTCAAAGAGATACTTAAAGAGGAGTATGATTTCGGTGAGCAAGTATAA
- a CDS encoding chromate transporter, giving the protein MELIELFLAFLKIGAFTFGGGYAMIAMIQAEAERHGWLTQEELVDFVALSESTPGPLAVNMATFAGMRTGGVLGAVIATLGIVLPSFIIILIIAKCFEKYKKSKAVGGIMYGLKPAVVGMIGAAFISVSRTVFFPSGISLSAFSSASFWVFLGLFAAAAILAFKKVHPIKIILLSAVIGVGAGYGMNL; this is encoded by the coding sequence ATGGAACTGATTGAGCTGTTTCTTGCCTTTCTGAAGATAGGGGCATTCACATTTGGCGGCGGATACGCTATGATAGCAATGATACAGGCAGAAGCGGAACGTCACGGATGGCTGACACAGGAGGAACTTGTAGATTTCGTTGCACTTAGCGAAAGTACCCCAGGACCGCTGGCTGTAAATATGGCGACATTTGCAGGAATGAGGACAGGAGGTGTCCTCGGAGCGGTCATCGCAACACTCGGTATCGTTCTGCCCTCCTTTATCATCATACTCATAATAGCAAAATGTTTTGAAAAGTATAAGAAAAGCAAGGCAGTCGGCGGTATCATGTACGGTTTGAAACCTGCTGTTGTGGGCATGATCGGAGCGGCGTTCATATCCGTTTCAAGGACTGTTTTCTTCCCTTCGGGTATCAGCCTGTCGGCATTTTCTTCAGCGAGCTTCTGGGTATTTCTCGGATTATTTGCTGCTGCAGCCATACTTGCCTTCAAAAAGGTACACCCGATCAAGATCATTCTGCTTTCTGCGGTAATAGGGGTAGGCGCAGGGTACGGAATGAACCTTTAG
- the adhE gene encoding bifunctional acetaldehyde-CoA/alcohol dehydrogenase: MAKKEYEIVDGVEKLEAALERVRAAQRKMATFTQEQVDRIFLAAATAANRARIDLAEQAVAETGMGIVEDKVIKNHYASEYIYNKYRDTKTCGVLEEDKSAGIKKIAEPIGVIGAVIPTTNPTSTAIFKSLIALKTRNGIIISPHPRAKESTIAAAKVVLEAAVEAGAPEDIIAWIDIPSLEMTNMLMKEVDIILATGGPGMVHAAYSSGKPALGVGAGNTPAIIDESADILLAVNSIIHSKTFDNGMICASEQSVIVLDSIYDAVKTEFAARGCYFLKPDELNKVRKTIIINGALNAKIVGQSAAKIAELAGVTVPEGSKILIGEVESVDISEEFAHEKLSPVLAMYKASDIQDAFGKAEHLIADGGYGHTASIYLDAVREQEKLSEFGERMKTCRILVNTPSSQGGIGDLYNFKLAPSLTLGCGSWGGNSVSENVGVKHLLNIKTVAERRENMLWFRAPEKVYFKKGCLPVALDELKNVMGKKKAFIVTDSFLFKNGFTKPVTDKLDEMGIVHETFSDVAPDPTLACAVEGVKAIRSFEPDVIIAIGGGSAMDAAKIMWVMYEHPEADFMDMAMRFVDIRKRIYTFPKMGEKAYFICVPTSSGTGSEVTPFAVITDDKTGHKYPLADYELMPNMAIVDTDMMMSAPKGLTAASGLDCMVHDLEALVSVMATPFTDGIALESLKMTFDNLPECVENGQTAVRARENMAHAATMAGMAFANAFLGIGHSLAHKLGAYHHLPHGICCALVISEVIRFNASDVPVKMGTFPQYEYPQAAAKYARIARYLGVQGSSDNELVEGLIAKIEELKEAVGCKKTIAEYGISEEDFLATLDKMSRDAFDDQCTGANPRYPLISELKQIYMNVYYGRTFTETEKPDASQIDSAESSKDFKQAFNRAVSSGKKRV, translated from the coding sequence ATGGCAAAGAAAGAATACGAGATCGTTGACGGTGTTGAAAAGCTGGAAGCCGCCCTTGAAAGAGTAAGGGCAGCACAGAGAAAAATGGCAACATTTACTCAGGAGCAGGTAGACAGGATATTCTTAGCTGCTGCCACCGCAGCAAACCGCGCAAGAATAGATCTTGCTGAGCAGGCTGTTGCAGAAACGGGTATGGGTATCGTTGAGGACAAGGTCATCAAGAATCACTATGCCAGCGAATACATATACAACAAGTACCGAGATACCAAGACATGCGGTGTTCTTGAAGAGGATAAATCAGCAGGCATAAAGAAGATAGCAGAGCCTATCGGCGTTATCGGTGCGGTAATCCCTACTACCAATCCTACTTCCACTGCGATATTCAAGTCTCTTATCGCGCTGAAAACCAGAAACGGTATCATCATCAGCCCTCACCCACGCGCAAAGGAGAGCACCATAGCAGCAGCAAAGGTTGTACTTGAAGCAGCTGTCGAAGCGGGCGCCCCAGAGGATATCATTGCATGGATAGACATACCCAGTCTTGAAATGACAAATATGCTGATGAAAGAGGTAGATATCATACTCGCTACCGGCGGTCCCGGAATGGTACACGCTGCATATTCCAGCGGTAAGCCTGCACTGGGCGTAGGTGCGGGAAATACTCCTGCTATCATTGATGAAAGTGCAGATATATTGCTTGCTGTAAACTCAATAATCCATTCCAAGACTTTCGATAACGGCATGATATGCGCTTCCGAGCAGAGCGTTATTGTACTTGACAGCATATACGATGCAGTAAAGACAGAGTTCGCTGCAAGGGGCTGTTACTTCCTCAAACCCGATGAACTGAACAAGGTAAGAAAGACCATCATCATAAACGGTGCGCTCAATGCGAAGATAGTTGGACAGTCTGCCGCTAAGATAGCTGAACTTGCAGGCGTGACAGTCCCCGAAGGTTCAAAGATACTTATAGGTGAAGTTGAGAGCGTTGATATCTCCGAGGAGTTCGCCCATGAGAAACTCTCTCCGGTACTTGCTATGTATAAGGCTTCCGATATTCAGGATGCTTTCGGCAAGGCAGAACATCTTATTGCTGACGGCGGATACGGACACACTGCTTCCATATATCTTGATGCGGTAAGGGAACAGGAAAAGCTTTCCGAGTTCGGTGAAAGAATGAAGACCTGCCGAATTCTTGTGAATACACCATCTTCTCAGGGCGGTATCGGTGACCTTTATAACTTCAAACTTGCGCCATCTCTTACCCTCGGCTGCGGTTCATGGGGTGGAAACTCGGTAAGTGAGAATGTAGGAGTAAAGCATCTGCTCAATATAAAAACAGTTGCCGAAAGGAGAGAGAATATGCTTTGGTTCAGAGCGCCCGAGAAGGTATATTTCAAGAAAGGCTGCCTGCCTGTTGCACTTGATGAACTGAAAAATGTGATGGGCAAGAAGAAAGCATTCATCGTTACTGACAGTTTCCTCTTCAAGAACGGATTCACTAAGCCTGTAACAGATAAGCTTGACGAAATGGGTATAGTACACGAGACATTCTCCGATGTAGCTCCCGACCCGACACTTGCCTGTGCTGTGGAGGGCGTAAAGGCTATCAGAAGTTTTGAGCCTGATGTGATCATTGCTATCGGCGGCGGTTCTGCTATGGATGCTGCTAAGATAATGTGGGTAATGTATGAGCATCCCGAAGCTGACTTCATGGATATGGCGATGCGTTTTGTTGATATCAGAAAAAGAATATACACATTCCCGAAAATGGGTGAAAAGGCATATTTCATATGCGTTCCTACTTCCTCGGGTACAGGTTCTGAGGTAACACCTTTTGCTGTTATCACCGATGACAAGACAGGTCACAAGTATCCTCTTGCAGATTACGAACTTATGCCAAATATGGCAATAGTTGATACCGATATGATGATGAGTGCTCCAAAGGGACTTACCGCTGCATCCGGTCTGGACTGCATGGTACACGATCTTGAAGCACTGGTATCAGTAATGGCTACACCGTTTACTGATGGTATCGCTCTCGAATCTCTGAAAATGACCTTTGATAATCTGCCCGAATGTGTTGAGAACGGTCAGACAGCTGTAAGGGCAAGAGAAAATATGGCTCATGCGGCTACTATGGCAGGTATGGCTTTCGCTAATGCTTTCCTGGGTATCGGTCACTCTCTCGCACATAAGCTGGGTGCATATCACCACCTGCCTCACGGTATATGCTGTGCGTTGGTGATTAGCGAAGTTATAAGATTCAATGCTTCTGATGTTCCTGTTAAGATGGGCACTTTCCCCCAGTACGAATATCCTCAGGCTGCCGCTAAGTATGCTAGGATAGCAAGATATCTCGGCGTACAGGGCAGCAGCGACAATGAACTTGTCGAAGGTCTTATTGCAAAGATAGAAGAACTCAAAGAAGCTGTGGGCTGCAAGAAGACTATCGCTGAGTACGGTATCTCCGAGGAAGACTTCCTCGCTACTCTTGATAAGATGTCAAGAGATGCATTTGATGATCAGTGTACAGGTGCTAATCCCAGATATCCTCTCATCAGCGAGCTGAAGCAGATATATATGAACGTATACTACGGCAGGACTTTCACTGAGACTGAGAAGCCCGATGCTAGCCAGATAGACAGTGCTGAAAGCAGCAAGGATTTCAAGCAGGCATTCAACCGTGCAGTAAGCAGCGGCAAAAAAAGAGTATAA
- a CDS encoding redox-sensing transcriptional repressor Rex, with translation MKGPIFSKATLGRLPVYLDYLRTGDHGENISAAEISRALGLGDVQVRKDLNAVSGTGRPKVGYKTTELIAALEAVLGRKAATPVVIVGAGKLGKALLDFEGFEEYGIKISAAFDVDKSLMCDRILSIDTFTNYCRLYDIHAGIITVPAACAKEVCEIMIKSGITAIWNFAQIELDVPENITVCQENLALSLAHLTMKLRK, from the coding sequence GTGAAAGGACCGATATTCTCCAAAGCAACGCTTGGCAGACTGCCTGTATATCTGGATTATCTGAGGACAGGCGACCATGGCGAGAACATCTCTGCGGCTGAGATATCAAGGGCATTAGGGCTTGGTGATGTTCAGGTGAGAAAAGACCTTAACGCAGTCAGCGGTACAGGCAGACCAAAGGTAGGCTACAAGACCACTGAACTTATCGCGGCACTTGAAGCTGTTCTCGGCAGAAAAGCGGCGACCCCTGTTGTTATTGTCGGTGCGGGAAAACTTGGCAAAGCACTGCTTGATTTCGAGGGGTTTGAAGAATACGGGATAAAGATCTCTGCGGCGTTTGATGTTGATAAAAGCCTGATGTGCGACAGGATACTCTCTATTGATACTTTTACCAACTACTGTCGGCTATATGATATCCATGCTGGAATAATCACAGTGCCTGCCGCCTGTGCGAAAGAAGTCTGCGAGATCATGATAAAGAGCGGGATAACTGCGATATGGAATTTTGCACAGATCGAGCTGGATGTCCCGGAGAATATAACGGTTTGTCAGGAGAATCTGGCGCTTTCACTGGCACATCTTACCATGAAACTCAGAAAATGA
- a CDS encoding chromate transporter — MNKNLDLFLTFMKIGAFTFGGGYAMIPLIQKEVCENKKWLNEKDVTDIVAISESTPGPIAINAATFVGYKTSGFTGACMATFGVVLPSFLMISLISLILTQFKSIKAVGYAFMGIRAGVLALILKALWMMFRSVKNKKGPISYVIMGLSLVLTAFLKIDAVFVILGCGAFGLLWSFLNRKEQSHGTD, encoded by the coding sequence GTGAATAAGAATCTTGACCTGTTCCTGACCTTCATGAAGATCGGGGCATTTACTTTCGGCGGCGGTTATGCAATGATACCGCTTATACAGAAAGAAGTATGTGAAAACAAAAAATGGCTGAACGAAAAGGACGTTACCGATATCGTGGCTATCTCCGAATCCACACCCGGACCTATAGCCATCAATGCCGCAACATTTGTGGGATATAAGACATCGGGATTTACAGGGGCTTGTATGGCGACCTTCGGAGTTGTTCTGCCCTCGTTCCTTATGATCTCGCTAATATCCCTGATACTGACACAGTTTAAGAGTATCAAAGCAGTCGGATACGCTTTTATGGGAATCCGTGCAGGCGTACTGGCGCTGATACTGAAAGCACTGTGGATGATGTTCAGATCGGTGAAGAATAAAAAGGGACCCATTTCATATGTTATCATGGGGCTCTCTCTTGTTCTGACTGCATTTCTGAAAATAGATGCCGTATTTGTAATACTCGGCTGTGGCGCCTTCGGACTGCTGTGGTCGTTCCTGAACAGAAAGGAGCAAAGCCATGGAACTGATTGA
- a CDS encoding LysR family transcriptional regulator: protein MNIIHMKYAVEVARIGSINKAAEELLIAQPNLSRSIKELEADLGITIFSRTSKGMNLTSEGEEFIGYARKILDQIDDVERMYRQGVPKKQKFSISVPRAGYISEAFAEFSRTITGDSAELSYYETNAHRAIDNIFTLKYKLGIIRYASVYDKYFKRFLEEKGLEYELIAEFSNMLVASRESSIASLDEVHFDNLTNMIEIAHADPYVPSLPLSNVKKEELLDSIGRRIFLFERGSQFDLLSLNHETYMWVSPLPDRILDIYGLVQKKCIDNKRLYKDVLIYRKGYNLTELDHRFITALIKSKRAYFTKDS, encoded by the coding sequence ATGAATATCATACATATGAAATATGCTGTCGAGGTGGCGAGGATAGGCTCGATAAACAAGGCGGCAGAGGAACTGCTGATAGCACAGCCAAACCTCAGCAGAAGCATAAAAGAGCTTGAAGCAGATCTGGGAATTACCATATTTTCAAGAACTTCCAAGGGTATGAACCTTACTTCCGAGGGCGAAGAGTTTATCGGATATGCACGCAAGATACTTGACCAGATAGACGATGTTGAGCGTATGTACCGTCAGGGCGTGCCGAAAAAACAGAAATTTTCTATCTCTGTTCCCAGGGCCGGTTATATCTCGGAAGCCTTTGCTGAATTTTCACGAACGATCACAGGTGATTCGGCAGAGCTTTCCTATTATGAAACCAATGCTCACCGCGCTATAGATAATATCTTTACTTTAAAATACAAACTTGGTATAATCAGGTATGCCTCCGTATATGATAAGTATTTTAAACGCTTTCTTGAGGAAAAAGGTCTTGAATATGAACTCATAGCTGAGTTTTCGAATATGCTTGTAGCGAGCAGAGAGAGCAGTATAGCATCGCTTGATGAAGTGCATTTCGATAATCTCACGAATATGATCGAGATAGCCCATGCTGACCCTTATGTGCCGTCGCTGCCGCTTTCAAACGTTAAAAAGGAAGAGCTGCTTGACAGCATTGGCAGGAGAATATTCCTGTTCGAGAGGGGGAGCCAGTTCGATCTTTTATCTTTGAATCACGAGACTTATATGTGGGTGTCGCCTCTTCCTGACAGGATACTGGATATTTATGGTCTTGTGCAGAAAAAATGCATAGACAACAAGCGCCTGTACAAAGATGTTTTGATATATCGTAAAGGATATAACCTTACCGAACTTGACCACAGGTTCATAACAGCGCTAATCAAATCGAAGAGGGCTTATTTCACTAAAGATAGCTAA
- a CDS encoding DUF134 domain-containing protein, protein MPRPQKSRRICCYPDYWSFAPDQDTINDTVIMSLDEFETIRLIDHQSKTQEQCAKDMNVARSTVTAIYDTARKKLAQALVEGRRIVISGGNYTLDNRISEKITQKGSTIMRIAVTYENGQIFQHFGRTEQFKLYDVADGKIINEQIVGTMGAGHGALAGFLKNAQADVLICGGIGGGAQMAMQEAGIALYGGNMGSADDAVASFLANTLVQNENPTCDHHGHEHGEGHSCGDHVCGHN, encoded by the coding sequence ATGCCCAGACCGCAGAAATCACGCCGTATCTGCTGTTATCCCGATTACTGGAGCTTTGCGCCCGATCAGGACACTATAAATGATACGGTGATAATGTCGCTTGATGAGTTTGAAACGATACGCCTTATAGATCATCAGTCAAAGACGCAGGAGCAATGCGCCAAGGATATGAACGTGGCGAGATCGACTGTTACGGCGATCTATGACACCGCAAGAAAAAAACTTGCTCAGGCTCTGGTGGAGGGCAGGCGCATTGTAATTTCGGGAGGAAACTATACTCTTGATAACAGGATCTCGGAGAAGATCACACAGAAAGGAAGTACTATTATGAGAATAGCAGTAACATATGAAAACGGACAGATCTTTCAGCATTTTGGCAGAACAGAGCAGTTCAAGCTATATGATGTTGCCGACGGCAAGATCATCAATGAGCAGATCGTCGGAACGATGGGTGCGGGACACGGTGCTCTTGCAGGATTTCTGAAAAATGCTCAGGCTGATGTTCTTATCTGCGGAGGTATCGGCGGAGGCGCACAGATGGCAATGCAGGAGGCAGGGATCGCTCTTTACGGCGGTAATATGGGAAGTGCAGATGATGCGGTTGCTTCATTCCTTGCAAATACACTGGTTCAGAACGAGAACCCGACCTGCGATCATCACGGTCACGAACATGGCGAGGGTCATTCCTGCGGAGATCATGTCTGCGGGCATAACTGA